From the genome of Papaver somniferum cultivar HN1 chromosome 2, ASM357369v1, whole genome shotgun sequence, one region includes:
- the LOC113346838 gene encoding protein PIN-LIKES 7-like codes for MAFFTLLEVATMPVLEVLIISILGAFMATSYWNLLPADARRQMNKIVFVIFTPSLMFASLAKTVTFEDIISWWFMPVNIAISFLIGGIFGWIVVKLLKPEPYLEGLIIGSCSAGNLGNLMYIVVPAICLEKGSPFGHTGSYCSSIGLAYASFSMSVGGLFIWTHTYYLIRTSSMAYKAMQISKEPVPRIPNIDSDANAESRLLAGAHEDQLSVVVSSTELYNEQNEVLAIVTQTSPGKVGDVTVKQSFWDKAVGILHLIIEELFAPPTVGSILGFLFGATPWLKNLIIGEGAPLRVIQDSVQLLGNGTIPCITLILGGNLTKGLRSARLKPMVIIAVIVVRFMVLPVIGICLVKAAGNIGLLPADPLFSYVLLLQWSIPPAMNIGTMTQLFDVGQEECSVLFLWTYLVASLAITLWSTLYMYILS; via the exons atggCATTTTTTACACTGCTAGAGGTTGCAACCATGCCGGTATTAGaggtcctcatcatcagtattcTGGGTGCTTTCATGGCTACTAGCTACTGGAATCTTCTTCCTGCTGATGCTCGTAGGCAAATGAACAAG ATTGTGTTCGTAATTTTCACTCCATCTCTCATGTTTGCAAGTCTTGCTAAGACTGTAACATTTGAAGACATCATTTCCTG GTGGTTTATGCCAGTTAACATTGCGATATCATTTTTGATTGGTGGCATATTTGGATGGATAGTTGTTAAACTACTGAAACCCGAGCCTTATCTCGAAGGCCTTATTATTGGTTCATGTTCAGCAG GAAACTTGGGAAACCTCATGTACATAGTAGTCCCTGCAATCTGTCTTGAGAAAGGAAGTCCATTTGGCCACACTGGTAGTTACTGCAGCAGTATTGGACTCGCATATGCATCATTCTCCATGTCG GTTGGAGGTTTATTCATTTGGACTCACACTTATTATCTTATACGAACCTCGAGCATGGCATACAAAGCAATGCAAATATCTAAAGAACCAGTTCCAAGGATACCCAACATTGACAGTGATGCCAATGCGGAATCTAGGCTTCTTGCAGGAGCACATGAAGATCAATTGTCTGTAGTTGTGTCATCTACAGAACTTTACAACGAACAAAACGAAGTCCTTGCT ATCGTAACACAAACATCGCCGGGGAAAGTTGGTGACGTAACTGTAAAACAATCATTCTGGGACAAAGCAGTAGGAATTCTTCACCTAATTATTGAGGAACTGTTTGCTCCTCCAACTGTTGGTTCA ATTTTGGGATTCCTGTTTGGAGCAACACCTTGGCTCAAAAATCTCATAATTGGTGAGGGTGCACCATTGAGAGTGATTCAAGATTCTGTCCAATTACTAGG GAATGGGACCATACCTTGTATTACTCTTATACTGGGAGGAAACCTCACAAAAG GTTTACGATCTGCAAGATTAAAGCCGATGGTGATTATTGCTGTAATTGTCGTGCGATTTATGGTCCTTCCTGTGATTGGTATATGTTTAGTAAAAGCAGCAGGGAACATTGGTCTGTTACCAGCTGACCCATTGTTCAGCTATGTATTGCTGTTACAATGGAGTATACCACCAGCCATGAATATCG GTACAATGACGCAACTGTTTGATGTGGGTCAAGAAGAGTGTTCAGTTCTGTTTCTATGGACGTACTTGGTTGCTTCTCTTGCAATCACCCTTTGGTCTACTCTTTACATGTACATCCTATCTTGA
- the LOC113346840 gene encoding uncharacterized protein LOC113346840 isoform X4 yields MEISRQKNTNKQKLGFSCKEVGSERVPLFKKLERVPLLPPVHISASLVSKSCFLEMLKSCFLEIQRRENTIHDENGPWFDRLEHESPISMIGSYTGVIHIGNFPVPASFGALYKKIWVKHGHLATRNIIKTSTLTLATLVAELLKSIAAMESVKRYKLSASLLGKWDRQIEDAEALQFNVQWLRRHFEKVKKIWEAASLLRNSQLTLEKEKAAALEKRSAACAKRDALKTQLLEVEKEVEQATSEIIQHDRAILEDAMTRERYAFFLRKSFLEDAL; encoded by the exons ATGGAAATCTCCAGGCAGAAAAACACCAACAAACAAAAGTTAGG TTTTTCGTGCAAGGAGGTAGGCTCAGAAAGAGTTCCTCTCTTCAAAAAACTAGAAAGAGTTCCTCTTCTTCCACCTGTTCACATTTCAGCTTCCCTTGTCTCAAAATCTTGCTTTTTAGAGATGCTAAAATCTTGCTTTTTGGAGATACAACGTAGagaaaatacaatacatgatgaGAATGGTCCCTGGTTTGATCGATTAGAACATGAAAGTCCAATCAGTATGATTGGCAGTTATACAGGTGTAATCCACATTGGCAATTTCCCAGTGCCGGCAAGTTTTGGAGCTCTGTATAAGAAGATTTGGGTAAAGCATGGGCATCTAGCAACCCGCAATATCATCAAAACATCAACCCTGACCTTAGCGACTCTAGTCGCAGAACTATTGAAGTCTATCGCAGCCATGGAAAGTGTGAAGAGGTACAAACTATCTGCTTCTCTTCTTGGTAAGTGGGATAGGCAGATTGAAGATGCTGAAGCGCTTCAATTTAACGTGCAATGGCTTAGGAGGCATTTTGAAAAGGTTAAGAAGATCTGGGAGGCTGCATCATTGTTGAGGAACTCTCAATTAACTCTAGAGAAGGAAAAGGCTGCTGCTTTAGAAAAAAGGTCAGCTGCATGCGCAAAACGTGATGCTCTCAAGACACAACTTTTAGAGGTGGAGAAGGAAGTGGAGCAAGCGACATCAGAAATAATTCAGCATGACAGAGCTATTTTAGAAGATGCCATGACAAGAGAGCGATATGCTTTCTTTCTTCGAAAGTCTTTCCTAGAGGATGCCTTGTAA
- the LOC113346840 gene encoding uncharacterized protein LOC113346840 isoform X2 translates to MLRFLSFAQYHFIILTFVNSSFCHHTFHCHENLAIENLRRSPKIKQPQLWQLIDTRTDGTGKSYAVFLSFQFVNFTGIMSKDVHLSRKEIEFALSAFMEISRQKNTNKQNFSCKEVGSERVPLFKKLERVPLLPPVHISASLVSKSCFLEMLKSCFLEIQRRENTIHDENGPWFDRLEHESPISMIGSYTGVIHIGNFPVPASFGALYKKIWVKHGHLATRNIIKTSTLTLATLVAELLKSIAAMESVKRYKLSASLLGKWDRQIEDAEALQFNVQWLRRHFEKVKKIWEAASLLRNSQLTLEKEKAAALEKRSAACAKRDALKTQLLEVEKEVEQATSEIIQHDRAILEDAMTRERYAFFLRKSFLEDAL, encoded by the exons ATGCTACGATTCTTATCATTTGCAcaatatcattttattattctaacGTTTGTCAATTCATCTTTTTGTCACCATACATTTCATTGTCATGAGAATTTAGCAATTGAGAATCTTCGTCGGAGTCCTAAAATCAAGCAACCTCAACTTTGGCAGTTAATTGATACCAGAACGGATGGCACTGGTAAAAGTTATGCTGTCTTTCTGTCTTTTCAGTTTGTGAATTTTACAGGAATTATGTCAAAAGATGTTCATTTGTCCAGAAAAGAGATTGAGTTTGCTCTTTCAGCTTTCATGGAAATCTCCAGGCAGAAAAACACCAACAAACAAAA TTTTTCGTGCAAGGAGGTAGGCTCAGAAAGAGTTCCTCTCTTCAAAAAACTAGAAAGAGTTCCTCTTCTTCCACCTGTTCACATTTCAGCTTCCCTTGTCTCAAAATCTTGCTTTTTAGAGATGCTAAAATCTTGCTTTTTGGAGATACAACGTAGagaaaatacaatacatgatgaGAATGGTCCCTGGTTTGATCGATTAGAACATGAAAGTCCAATCAGTATGATTGGCAGTTATACAGGTGTAATCCACATTGGCAATTTCCCAGTGCCGGCAAGTTTTGGAGCTCTGTATAAGAAGATTTGGGTAAAGCATGGGCATCTAGCAACCCGCAATATCATCAAAACATCAACCCTGACCTTAGCGACTCTAGTCGCAGAACTATTGAAGTCTATCGCAGCCATGGAAAGTGTGAAGAGGTACAAACTATCTGCTTCTCTTCTTGGTAAGTGGGATAGGCAGATTGAAGATGCTGAAGCGCTTCAATTTAACGTGCAATGGCTTAGGAGGCATTTTGAAAAGGTTAAGAAGATCTGGGAGGCTGCATCATTGTTGAGGAACTCTCAATTAACTCTAGAGAAGGAAAAGGCTGCTGCTTTAGAAAAAAGGTCAGCTGCATGCGCAAAACGTGATGCTCTCAAGACACAACTTTTAGAGGTGGAGAAGGAAGTGGAGCAAGCGACATCAGAAATAATTCAGCATGACAGAGCTATTTTAGAAGATGCCATGACAAGAGAGCGATATGCTTTCTTTCTTCGAAAGTCTTTCCTAGAGGATGCCTTGTAA
- the LOC113346841 gene encoding protein PIN-LIKES 7-like has product MGFFTLLEVATMPVLQVLIISILGAYMATNYCNLLTADARRQMNKIVFVVFTPSLMFASLAKTVTLQDIISWWFMPINIGLVFLIGGSLGWVVVKILKPEPHLEGLVIATCSAGNLGNLMLIVVPAICNEKGSPFGDQNLCNSVGLSYASFSMALGGFFIWSYTYHLIRTSGITYRAMQLAKETIPKLPNKDFDADAETKLLKEDDEDEKFAVVVSSPDLFDEQNETLAIITQTSSGKVVADEKQSVSDKIVSVLHQIVEELLAPPTVGAILGFAFGATPWLKSLIIGDGAPLRVIQDSIKLLGDGTIPCITLILGGNLTQGLRSARLKPMVIIGVIVVRYVVLPVIGMGVVKAAGDFGLLPADPLFRYVLMLQFTLPPAMNIGTMTQLFDVGQEECSILFLWTYLVASLAITLWSTVYMYILS; this is encoded by the exons atggGATTTTTTACGCTATTAGAGGTGGCAACCATGCCTGTATTACAGGTTCTAATCATCAGTATTCTGGGTGCTTACATGGCTACTAACTACTGCAATCTTCTTACGGCTGATGCTCGCCGACAAATGAACAAG ATTGTATTTGTAGTGTTCACTCCATCTCTCATGTTTGCAAGTCTGGCTAAGACTGTAACCCTCCAAGACATCATCTCATG GTGGTTTATGCCAATCAATATTGGGCTAGTATTTCTAATCGGGGGAAGTCTCGGATGGGTAGTTGTTAAAATACTAAAACCTGAGCCCCATCTTGAAGGCCTTGTCATTGCTACATGTTCTGCAG GAAACTTGGGAAACCTTATGTTGATAGTAGTCCCTGCAATCTGTAATGAAAAGGGTAGCCCATTTGGTGATCAGAATCTTTGCAACAGTGTCGGGCTCTCGTATGCATCATTCTCAATGGCG CTTGGGGGTTTCTTCATATGGTCGTACACCTACCATCTTATACGAACCTCGGGCATAACTTACAGAGCAATGCAATTGGCTAAAGAGACTATCCCAAAGTTACCGAATAAGGATTTTGATGCCGATGCAGAAACTAAACTTCTAAAAGAAGATGACGAAGACGAAAAATTTGCTGTAGTTGTGTCATCTCCAGATCTCTTTGACGAACAAAATGAAACGCTTGCT ATTATAACACAAACATCATCTGGAAAAGTAGTTGCTGACGAAAAACAATCGGTCTCTGACAAAATAGTATCAGTTCTTCACCAAATCGTGGAAGAGTTGCTTGCTCCTCCAACAGTTGGTGCA ATTTTGGGTTTCGCTTTTGGAGCAACCCCATGGCTAAAAAGTCTCATCATTGGTGATGGAGCTCCTTTGAGAGTCATCCAAGATTCCATCAAATTACTAGG ggATGGAACAATTCCCTGTATTACTCTTATACTAGGAGGAAACCTTACCCAAGGTTTACGTTCAGCAAGATTAAAGCCTATGGTGATCATTGGAGTTATTGTCGTGCGATATGTGGTCCTTCCGGTGATCGGTATGGGTGTTGTCAAAGCAGCAGGTGATTTTGGTCTCCTACCCGCTGATCCATTGTTCCGATACGTCCTAATGTTACAGTTTACTCTGCCACCTGCCATGAATATCG GTACCATGACACAACTATTTGATGTGGGTCAAGAAGAGTGTTCCATTCTGTTCTTGTGGACATACTTGGTTGCTTCTCTCGCCATTACCCTTTGGTCAACTGTGTACATGTACATCTTATCTTGA
- the LOC113346840 gene encoding uncharacterized protein LOC113346840 isoform X3, protein MSKDVHLSRKEIEFALSAFMEISRQKNTNKQKLGFSCKEVGSERVPLFKKLERVPLLPPVHISASLVSKSCFLEMLKSCFLEIQRRENTIHDENGPWFDRLEHESPISMIGSYTGVIHIGNFPVPASFGALYKKIWVKHGHLATRNIIKTSTLTLATLVAELLKSIAAMESVKRYKLSASLLGKWDRQIEDAEALQFNVQWLRRHFEKVKKIWEAASLLRNSQLTLEKEKAAALEKRSAACAKRDALKTQLLEVEKEVEQATSEIIQHDRAILEDAMTRERYAFFLRKSFLEDAL, encoded by the exons ATGTCAAAAGATGTTCATTTGTCCAGAAAAGAGATTGAGTTTGCTCTTTCAGCTTTCATGGAAATCTCCAGGCAGAAAAACACCAACAAACAAAAGTTAGG TTTTTCGTGCAAGGAGGTAGGCTCAGAAAGAGTTCCTCTCTTCAAAAAACTAGAAAGAGTTCCTCTTCTTCCACCTGTTCACATTTCAGCTTCCCTTGTCTCAAAATCTTGCTTTTTAGAGATGCTAAAATCTTGCTTTTTGGAGATACAACGTAGagaaaatacaatacatgatgaGAATGGTCCCTGGTTTGATCGATTAGAACATGAAAGTCCAATCAGTATGATTGGCAGTTATACAGGTGTAATCCACATTGGCAATTTCCCAGTGCCGGCAAGTTTTGGAGCTCTGTATAAGAAGATTTGGGTAAAGCATGGGCATCTAGCAACCCGCAATATCATCAAAACATCAACCCTGACCTTAGCGACTCTAGTCGCAGAACTATTGAAGTCTATCGCAGCCATGGAAAGTGTGAAGAGGTACAAACTATCTGCTTCTCTTCTTGGTAAGTGGGATAGGCAGATTGAAGATGCTGAAGCGCTTCAATTTAACGTGCAATGGCTTAGGAGGCATTTTGAAAAGGTTAAGAAGATCTGGGAGGCTGCATCATTGTTGAGGAACTCTCAATTAACTCTAGAGAAGGAAAAGGCTGCTGCTTTAGAAAAAAGGTCAGCTGCATGCGCAAAACGTGATGCTCTCAAGACACAACTTTTAGAGGTGGAGAAGGAAGTGGAGCAAGCGACATCAGAAATAATTCAGCATGACAGAGCTATTTTAGAAGATGCCATGACAAGAGAGCGATATGCTTTCTTTCTTCGAAAGTCTTTCCTAGAGGATGCCTTGTAA
- the LOC113350635 gene encoding F-box protein At2g17830-like produces MVASCHGIICIHDKKKAKDIGLWNPATRQVRLLPKPLSNGDLHEDFVGFGLDVENKDYKGLLVTSFKQQGWKERYPLDCVCKVQIYSLHTDSWRWVDVDLPIHCPSLYNYKQGLYLNGNYFVLGVQYCYPDVYYVFVILSFEFNKEIFRKIPAPAGSRVPCSHLTHLYTIGDKLACTLDRDCDFFEVWVLNDHNMKEESWAKIYTIGPLWDSRILNDYSMEGTKLCSPYKPPFAFTRNGQFGFLMAQGMQLINFATDQREDLNFGHVCNVDLYKESLVSIHAHG; encoded by the coding sequence ATGGTAGCATCCTGTCACGGGATAATATGCatacatgataaaaaaaaagccAAGGATATTGGTCTCTGGAACCCTGCTACGAGACAAGTCAGACTTCTCCCAAAACCGTTAAGTAATGGAGATTTACACGAGGATTTTGTTGGCTTCGGATTGGACGTCGAAAACAAGGATTACAAAGGGCTGCTAGTCACGTCATTCAAACAGCAGGGGTGGAAGGAAAGATACCCTTTAGATTGTGTTTGTAAAGTTCAAATTTACAGCCTTCATACTGATTCTTGGAGATGGGTAGACGTGGATTTGCCCATCCATTGTCCAAGTCTATATAATTATAAGCAGGGACTATATCTGAATGGCAACTATTTCGTTTTAGGCGTCCAATACTGTTACCCAGATGTATATTATGTTTTCGTGATACTTTCATTCGAATTTAACAAAGAGATATTTAGAAAAATTCCGGCTCCAGCTGGTAGTCGAGTACCATGCTCTCACCTGACCCACTTATATACAATAGGTGATAAACTGGCTTGCACATTGGATCGTGACTGCGATTTCTTTGAAGTATGGGTTCTGAATGATCATAATATGAAGGAGGAGTCTTGGGCTAAAATTTATACTATCGGACCCTTGTGGGATAGTAGGATTCTGAATGATTACAGTATGGAGGGCACTAAACTTTGTAGTCCCTACAAACCCCCATTTGCGTTTACAAGGAATGGCCAGTTTGGATTTCTAATGGCTCAAGGTATGCAGTTAATCAACTTTGCTACGGATCAAAGGGAGGATCTCAATTTTGGTCATGTGTGCAATGTTGACCTCTACAAAGAAAGCCTCGTTTCAATCCATGCACATGGCTAG
- the LOC113346840 gene encoding uncharacterized protein LOC113346840 isoform X1, whose protein sequence is MLRFLSFAQYHFIILTFVNSSFCHHTFHCHENLAIENLRRSPKIKQPQLWQLIDTRTDGTGKSYAVFLSFQFVNFTGIMSKDVHLSRKEIEFALSAFMEISRQKNTNKQKLGFSCKEVGSERVPLFKKLERVPLLPPVHISASLVSKSCFLEMLKSCFLEIQRRENTIHDENGPWFDRLEHESPISMIGSYTGVIHIGNFPVPASFGALYKKIWVKHGHLATRNIIKTSTLTLATLVAELLKSIAAMESVKRYKLSASLLGKWDRQIEDAEALQFNVQWLRRHFEKVKKIWEAASLLRNSQLTLEKEKAAALEKRSAACAKRDALKTQLLEVEKEVEQATSEIIQHDRAILEDAMTRERYAFFLRKSFLEDAL, encoded by the exons ATGCTACGATTCTTATCATTTGCAcaatatcattttattattctaacGTTTGTCAATTCATCTTTTTGTCACCATACATTTCATTGTCATGAGAATTTAGCAATTGAGAATCTTCGTCGGAGTCCTAAAATCAAGCAACCTCAACTTTGGCAGTTAATTGATACCAGAACGGATGGCACTGGTAAAAGTTATGCTGTCTTTCTGTCTTTTCAGTTTGTGAATTTTACAGGAATTATGTCAAAAGATGTTCATTTGTCCAGAAAAGAGATTGAGTTTGCTCTTTCAGCTTTCATGGAAATCTCCAGGCAGAAAAACACCAACAAACAAAAGTTAGG TTTTTCGTGCAAGGAGGTAGGCTCAGAAAGAGTTCCTCTCTTCAAAAAACTAGAAAGAGTTCCTCTTCTTCCACCTGTTCACATTTCAGCTTCCCTTGTCTCAAAATCTTGCTTTTTAGAGATGCTAAAATCTTGCTTTTTGGAGATACAACGTAGagaaaatacaatacatgatgaGAATGGTCCCTGGTTTGATCGATTAGAACATGAAAGTCCAATCAGTATGATTGGCAGTTATACAGGTGTAATCCACATTGGCAATTTCCCAGTGCCGGCAAGTTTTGGAGCTCTGTATAAGAAGATTTGGGTAAAGCATGGGCATCTAGCAACCCGCAATATCATCAAAACATCAACCCTGACCTTAGCGACTCTAGTCGCAGAACTATTGAAGTCTATCGCAGCCATGGAAAGTGTGAAGAGGTACAAACTATCTGCTTCTCTTCTTGGTAAGTGGGATAGGCAGATTGAAGATGCTGAAGCGCTTCAATTTAACGTGCAATGGCTTAGGAGGCATTTTGAAAAGGTTAAGAAGATCTGGGAGGCTGCATCATTGTTGAGGAACTCTCAATTAACTCTAGAGAAGGAAAAGGCTGCTGCTTTAGAAAAAAGGTCAGCTGCATGCGCAAAACGTGATGCTCTCAAGACACAACTTTTAGAGGTGGAGAAGGAAGTGGAGCAAGCGACATCAGAAATAATTCAGCATGACAGAGCTATTTTAGAAGATGCCATGACAAGAGAGCGATATGCTTTCTTTCTTCGAAAGTCTTTCCTAGAGGATGCCTTGTAA